One Saccharospirillaceae bacterium DNA window includes the following coding sequences:
- the rpsC gene encoding 30S ribosomal protein S3, with protein sequence MGQKVHPTGIRLGITKDHNSVWYAGKDKYADNLLTDIAVRSLIEKRLEKASVSKVVIERPAQNAKVTIHTARPGIVIGKKGEDVEVLRKDVSELMGIPVHINIEEVRKPDLDAKLVAQSVASQLERRVMFRRAMKRAVQNAMRGGAEGIKIQVSGRLGGAEIARSEWYREGRVPLHTLRADIDYATYEAHTTYGVIGVKVWIFKGEILGGIQEVRDRAKSSQGKKKSGRS encoded by the coding sequence ATGGGTCAAAAAGTTCATCCAACCGGTATCCGCTTAGGTATTACTAAAGACCACAATTCGGTCTGGTATGCCGGTAAGGATAAGTATGCCGACAACCTGCTGACTGACATCGCTGTTCGTTCTTTGATCGAAAAGCGTTTAGAAAAAGCTTCAGTGAGCAAAGTTGTTATCGAGCGTCCTGCGCAAAACGCTAAAGTTACCATTCACACTGCCCGTCCGGGTATCGTGATTGGCAAAAAAGGCGAAGATGTAGAAGTTCTGCGCAAAGACGTAAGTGAACTGATGGGTATTCCGGTACACATCAATATTGAAGAAGTTCGTAAGCCAGATCTGGATGCCAAACTGGTAGCACAGAGCGTTGCTAGCCAGCTGGAGCGTCGTGTGATGTTCCGTCGTGCTATGAAGCGTGCAGTACAAAACGCTATGCGTGGTGGTGCTGAAGGTATCAAGATCCAGGTGAGCGGCCGTTTAGGTGGTGCTGAGATCGCTCGTTCAGAGTGGTATCGCGAAGGTCGTGTTCCGCTGCATACTCTGCGTGCAGACATCGACTACGCAACTTACGAAGCACACACTACCTACGGTGTTATTGGCGTAAAGGTTTGGATCTTCAAAGGTGAGATCCTTGGCGGGATTCAAGAAGTCCGTGACCGCGCTAAGAGCAGCCAGGGTAAAAAGAAATCCGGTCGTTCATAA
- the rplB gene encoding 50S ribosomal protein L2: MALVKTKPTSAGRRHLVKVVNSELHKGKPFAALLEKKSKSGGRNNNGRITTRHIGGGHKQHYRVIDFKRNKDGIPAVVERLEYDPNRSANIALLKYADGERRYILAPKGVSAGDQIMSGEEAPIKPGSAMSLRNIPVGSVIHNIELKPGKGGQIARSAGTSAQLVARDGAYSTLRLRSGEMRKVLSDCRATMGEVGNSEHALRELGKAGASRWRGVRPTVRGVVMNPVDHPHGGGEGRTSGGRHPVTPWGVPTKGYKTRKNKRTDKLIVRRRSAK; this comes from the coding sequence ATGGCATTAGTAAAAACTAAACCGACTTCAGCTGGCCGCCGCCACCTTGTAAAAGTCGTTAACAGTGAACTGCACAAAGGCAAGCCTTTCGCAGCTCTGTTAGAGAAGAAGTCTAAGTCTGGTGGTCGTAACAATAACGGTCGTATCACCACTCGTCACATTGGTGGTGGTCACAAACAACACTACCGTGTAATCGACTTCAAGCGTAACAAAGATGGTATCCCGGCTGTTGTTGAGCGTCTGGAATACGATCCGAACCGTAGCGCTAACATTGCTCTGCTGAAATATGCAGATGGTGAACGTCGTTACATTCTGGCACCAAAAGGCGTTTCTGCTGGTGATCAGATCATGTCCGGTGAAGAAGCTCCGATCAAGCCAGGTAGCGCAATGTCTTTGCGTAATATCCCGGTTGGTTCGGTAATTCATAATATCGAACTGAAGCCTGGTAAAGGTGGTCAGATCGCTCGTTCTGCGGGTACTTCTGCTCAGCTGGTTGCTCGCGATGGTGCTTACAGCACTCTGCGTCTGCGTTCCGGTGAGATGCGTAAGGTTTTGTCTGACTGTCGCGCGACCATGGGTGAAGTGGGTAACTCTGAACACGCTCTGCGTGAGCTGGGTAAAGCTGGTGCGTCACGCTGGCGTGGTGTTCGTCCTACCGTTCGCGGTGTTGTGATGAACCCTGTTGATCACCCACACGGTGGTGGTGAAGGGCGTACCTCTGGTGGTCGTCATCCAGTTACTCCTTGGGGCGTTCCGACTAAGGGCTACAAGACTCGTAAGAATAAGCGTACCGATAAACTGATCGTACGTCGTCGTTCTGCGAAATAA
- the rpmC gene encoding 50S ribosomal protein L29: MNASELKEKSVAELQSQLEELLSDQFKLRMQKSTGQLGQSHLIKQTRRDIARVKTVLAQKAGE, translated from the coding sequence ATGAATGCAAGTGAGCTGAAAGAAAAATCAGTGGCTGAGCTGCAATCTCAGCTTGAAGAACTGTTGAGCGATCAATTCAAACTGCGTATGCAGAAGTCTACTGGTCAACTGGGTCAGTCCCACCTGATCAAGCAGACTCGTCGTGATATCGCTCGCGTTAAAACCGTGCTGGCACAGAAGGCAGGTGAATAA
- a CDS encoding elongation factor Tu yields AVELPEGVEMVMPGDNVTLEVTLIAPIAMDEGLRFAIREGGRTVGAGVVATIVE; encoded by the coding sequence GCTGTTGAACTGCCAGAAGGCGTTGAAATGGTAATGCCAGGTGACAACGTGACTCTGGAAGTGACTCTGATCGCTCCAATTGCGATGGACGAAGGTCTGCGTTTCGCCATCCGTGAAGGCGGCCGTACAGTAGGCGCTGGTGTTGTAGCGACTATTGTCGAGTAA
- the rplP gene encoding 50S ribosomal protein L16, whose amino-acid sequence MLLPKRTKFRKVQTGRNRGLAIRGSKVSFGEFGLKATGRGRMTSRQIEAARRAMTRKVKRGGKIWIRVFPDKPITAKPLEVRQGKGKGNVEYWVAQIQPGRVLYEMEGVPEELAREAFSLAAAKLPFKTEFVKRTVL is encoded by the coding sequence ATGTTGTTACCAAAACGTACCAAGTTCCGTAAGGTTCAGACCGGCCGCAACCGTGGCCTGGCGATCCGTGGCTCTAAAGTGAGCTTCGGTGAATTCGGCCTGAAGGCGACTGGTCGTGGTCGTATGACCTCACGTCAGATCGAAGCCGCACGTCGTGCTATGACCCGTAAGGTTAAGCGTGGTGGTAAGATCTGGATCCGCGTCTTCCCAGACAAACCTATTACAGCCAAGCCTCTGGAAGTTCGTCAGGGTAAAGGTAAGGGTAATGTTGAGTACTGGGTTGCTCAGATTCAACCGGGTCGCGTCCTGTACGAAATGGAAGGTGTTCCTGAAGAGCTGGCGCGTGAAGCGTTCTCTCTTGCCGCAGCGAAACTGCCTTTCAAAACTGAATTTGTTAAACGGACGGTGCTGTGA
- the rplN gene encoding 50S ribosomal protein L14, whose amino-acid sequence MIQTQTMLDVADNSGAKRVQCIKVLGGSHRRYAGIGDLIKVSVKEAIPRGKVKKGQVMTAVVVRTRKGVRRPDGSIIRFDVNSAVLLNASNAPIGTRIFGPVTRELRSEQFMKIISLAPEVL is encoded by the coding sequence ATGATCCAAACGCAAACCATGCTTGACGTTGCTGATAACAGTGGCGCGAAGCGAGTTCAGTGCATCAAAGTACTGGGTGGCTCGCATCGTCGCTACGCTGGCATCGGCGACTTGATCAAAGTGTCCGTTAAGGAAGCAATTCCTCGCGGTAAAGTTAAGAAAGGTCAGGTGATGACCGCAGTAGTTGTGCGTACCCGTAAAGGTGTACGTCGTCCGGACGGTTCTATTATCCGTTTTGACGTCAACTCTGCTGTACTGTTGAACGCATCTAATGCGCCAATTGGTACCCGTATCTTTGGCCCTGTTACTCGTGAACTGCGTTCTGAGCAATTCATGAAAATCATTTCCCTGGCACCAGAAGTGCTGTAG
- the rplW gene encoding 50S ribosomal protein L23 has translation MNQERIYKVLVAPHISEKATIVAEKAGQYVFRVAPDATKPEIKKAVEALFEVKVQSVQTVNIKGKTKRTARGMGKRNDIRKAYVRLVDGQDIDFADVE, from the coding sequence ATGAACCAAGAACGTATCTATAAGGTGTTAGTAGCTCCGCACATCTCTGAAAAAGCAACCATCGTTGCAGAGAAAGCTGGTCAATACGTTTTCCGTGTTGCTCCTGATGCGACTAAGCCAGAAATCAAAAAAGCTGTTGAAGCTCTGTTCGAAGTGAAAGTTCAGTCCGTTCAGACCGTCAACATCAAAGGCAAGACCAAGCGTACCGCTCGCGGTATGGGTAAGCGCAACGATATTCGTAAAGCTTACGTTCGCCTGGTTGATGGCCAAGACATCGATTTTGCAGACGTGGAATAA
- the rplE gene encoding 50S ribosomal protein L5, producing MSRLEKLYKEEVVAKLKEEFGYDNVMQVPKITKITLNMGVGEALGDKKLLDSAVADMETIAGQKVVVTKARKSVAGFKVREGWPIGCKVTLRRDRMWEFLDRLVDISLPRVRDFRGINPKSFDGRGNYSMGVKEQIIFPEIEYDKVDKIRGMDITITTTANTNDEGRALLKALQFPFRN from the coding sequence ATGTCACGTTTAGAAAAACTGTACAAAGAAGAAGTAGTAGCCAAGCTGAAAGAAGAGTTTGGTTACGATAATGTAATGCAGGTGCCTAAGATCACTAAGATCACCCTGAACATGGGTGTTGGTGAAGCTTTGGGTGACAAGAAGTTGCTGGACAGCGCGGTTGCCGATATGGAAACCATCGCTGGTCAGAAAGTTGTTGTTACTAAGGCACGTAAGTCGGTAGCGGGCTTCAAGGTTCGTGAAGGCTGGCCAATTGGCTGTAAAGTAACCCTGCGTCGCGACCGCATGTGGGAATTCCTGGACCGTCTGGTAGATATCTCTCTGCCACGTGTTCGTGACTTCCGCGGTATCAACCCGAAATCATTCGATGGTCGTGGTAACTACAGCATGGGTGTGAAGGAACAGATTATCTTCCCGGAAATTGAATACGATAAAGTAGACAAAATCCGTGGTATGGATATCACCATCACTACTACAGCTAACACTAACGACGAAGGCCGCGCTCTGCTGAAAGCGCTGCAGTTCCCGTTCCGTAACTAA
- the rplX gene encoding 50S ribosomal protein L24 — protein sequence MLKIRKNDEVVVIAGKDKGKRGKVQKVLADGRLIVAGINMVKKHQKPNPYLQQPGGIVDKEAGIQASNVAIWNAKTEKADRVGFKVEGESKVRIFKSTGEQLDA from the coding sequence ATGTTAAAGATTCGCAAAAATGACGAAGTAGTAGTTATTGCTGGTAAAGACAAAGGCAAGCGCGGCAAGGTACAGAAAGTACTGGCTGACGGTCGTTTGATTGTTGCTGGCATTAACATGGTGAAGAAACACCAAAAACCAAACCCGTACCTGCAACAGCCAGGTGGTATCGTTGATAAAGAAGCCGGTATTCAGGCATCTAACGTTGCTATCTGGAATGCTAAGACTGAAAAGGCTGACCGTGTTGGCTTTAAGGTTGAAGGCGAAAGCAAGGTACGTATCTTCAAATCCACAGGCGAACAACTGGACGCCTAA
- the rpsS gene encoding 30S ribosomal protein S19 translates to MPRSLKKGPFIDHHLMKKVEAALEKNDKRPIKTWSRRSTIFPDFVGLTIAVHNGRQHVPVFVTEDMVGHKLGEFALTRTYKGHVADKKAKR, encoded by the coding sequence GTGCCACGTTCATTGAAAAAAGGTCCATTTATTGACCATCACTTAATGAAGAAGGTAGAGGCTGCTCTTGAGAAGAACGACAAACGTCCGATCAAGACTTGGTCTCGCCGCTCCACAATCTTTCCGGATTTCGTGGGGCTGACGATTGCTGTACACAACGGTCGTCAACACGTACCTGTTTTCGTAACTGAAGACATGGTTGGTCATAAACTCGGCGAATTCGCTCTGACACGTACCTACAAAGGTCACGTGGCAGATAAGAAAGCCAAGCGTTAA
- the rpsJ gene encoding 30S ribosomal protein S10: MQNQRIRIRLKAFDHRLIDSSTQEIVETAKRTGAQVRGPIPLPTRKERFTVLISPHVNKDARDQYEIRTHKRMLDIVEPTEKTVDALMKLDLAAGVEVQISLG, encoded by the coding sequence ATGCAAAACCAACGTATCCGTATCCGTTTGAAAGCTTTCGACCATCGTCTGATCGATTCTTCGACTCAGGAGATTGTTGAAACTGCAAAACGTACGGGCGCTCAGGTTCGTGGTCCTATTCCACTGCCTACTCGTAAAGAGCGTTTCACCGTTCTGATCTCTCCGCACGTTAACAAAGACGCGCGTGATCAGTACGAAATCCGTACACACAAGCGCATGCTCGACATTGTTGAGCCGACTGAGAAAACAGTTGATGCGCTGATGAAGCTTGATCTGGCTGCCGGTGTGGAAGTTCAGATCAGTCTGGGTTAA
- the rplD gene encoding 50S ribosomal protein L4, with protein MELKTNSGAAVAVSDVAFGREFNESLVHQVVTAYLAGARQGSKAQKNRSDVAGGGAKPWRQKGTGRARAGTASSPIWRSGGVTFAARPRDFSQKVNKKMYRAAMQAILSELVRQERLIVADSFAVESHKTKEFVAKLNELKLDNVLIVAGEVDEKLYLAARNVPHVGVTEASAIDPVSLIAFDKVLVTVDALKKLEEAYA; from the coding sequence ATGGAACTGAAAACTAACTCTGGTGCAGCGGTAGCTGTTTCCGATGTAGCCTTTGGTCGTGAATTTAACGAATCTCTGGTTCATCAGGTTGTAACTGCATACCTGGCCGGTGCTCGTCAGGGCTCTAAAGCTCAAAAGAACCGCTCTGATGTTGCTGGCGGTGGTGCTAAGCCATGGCGTCAAAAAGGAACCGGTCGTGCTCGTGCGGGTACTGCTAGTTCTCCGATCTGGCGTTCTGGTGGTGTTACTTTCGCAGCTCGTCCTCGTGACTTCTCTCAGAAAGTAAACAAGAAGATGTATCGCGCAGCGATGCAGGCCATTCTGTCTGAACTGGTTCGCCAGGAGCGTTTGATTGTTGCTGATTCTTTCGCAGTTGAATCTCATAAGACGAAAGAATTTGTTGCCAAACTGAATGAACTGAAGCTGGATAACGTGTTGATCGTTGCTGGCGAAGTAGACGAAAAACTGTATCTGGCAGCTCGTAACGTACCTCATGTGGGTGTTACTGAAGCTTCTGCTATCGATCCGGTTAGCCTGATTGCTTTCGATAAAGTTCTGGTGACGGTAGACGCTCTGAAAAAGCTTGAGGAGGCCTACGCATGA
- the rplV gene encoding 50S ribosomal protein L22: MSEVAAVLRGARLSAQKARLVADQIRGKNVAEALEILAFSGRKGADIMKKVLESAIANAEHNNGADVDELSVSTVFVDEGMTMKRIRPRAKGRADRIFKRTCHITVKVSE; this comes from the coding sequence ATGTCTGAAGTAGCCGCTGTATTACGTGGTGCTCGCTTATCTGCACAAAAAGCACGCCTGGTTGCGGATCAGATCCGCGGCAAAAACGTTGCTGAAGCGCTGGAAATCCTGGCATTCAGTGGTCGTAAAGGTGCCGACATCATGAAAAAAGTATTGGAATCTGCGATTGCCAATGCTGAGCACAATAACGGTGCTGATGTCGATGAGCTGAGCGTATCAACTGTGTTTGTTGATGAAGGTATGACTATGAAGCGTATTCGTCCACGTGCTAAAGGCCGTGCGGATCGTATCTTCAAGCGTACTTGTCACATCACTGTGAAAGTTTCTGAATAG
- the rplC gene encoding 50S ribosomal protein L3, producing the protein MAIGIVGKKAGMTRVFTEAGQSVAVTVLEVAPNRITQVKTAETDGYSALQVTYGEKKASRISKPEGGHFAKANVEAGRGLLEFRTEEALAVGENLSVEQFEAGQKVDVTGTSKGKGFQGGVKRWNFSTQDATHGNSLSHRAPGSIGQCQTPGRVWKGKKMAGHMGAEQVTTQGLEVVRVDAENNLLLIKGAVPGATGSDVIVKPAVKAKG; encoded by the coding sequence ATGGCAATTGGTATTGTCGGTAAAAAAGCGGGTATGACTCGCGTATTTACCGAAGCAGGTCAATCTGTTGCTGTAACTGTTCTTGAAGTAGCGCCTAACCGCATTACTCAAGTTAAAACCGCCGAAACAGACGGTTACAGTGCACTGCAGGTTACTTATGGTGAGAAGAAAGCTTCTCGCATTTCTAAACCAGAAGGTGGTCACTTCGCTAAAGCTAATGTTGAAGCGGGTCGTGGTCTTCTGGAATTCCGTACTGAAGAAGCGCTGGCAGTGGGTGAAAACCTGTCTGTTGAGCAATTCGAAGCGGGTCAGAAAGTAGATGTAACCGGTACTTCTAAAGGTAAAGGTTTCCAGGGTGGCGTTAAGCGCTGGAATTTCTCTACTCAGGACGCAACTCACGGTAACTCTCTGTCTCACCGTGCTCCTGGTTCTATCGGTCAATGTCAGACTCCAGGCCGCGTATGGAAAGGTAAGAAAATGGCAGGTCACATGGGTGCTGAGCAGGTAACTACTCAGGGCTTAGAGGTTGTTCGCGTCGATGCTGAAAACAACCTGCTGTTGATCAAAGGTGCTGTTCCAGGTGCGACTGGTTCCGATGTAATTGTTAAACCAGCTGTTAAGGCTAAGGGGTAA
- the rpsN gene encoding 30S ribosomal protein S14, whose protein sequence is MAKIGMKQRELKREKLVAKFGAKREELKAIIKNPNSSDEERWDAQIALQKLPRDSSASRLQRRCQMTGRPHGVYRKFKLSRIKLREEGMKGNVPGLKKASW, encoded by the coding sequence ATGGCAAAGATTGGCATGAAGCAGCGTGAACTGAAGCGTGAAAAGTTGGTCGCTAAGTTCGGCGCTAAGCGTGAAGAACTGAAAGCCATCATCAAAAACCCTAACTCTTCTGACGAAGAGCGTTGGGATGCACAAATAGCACTGCAAAAGCTGCCGCGCGATTCTTCCGCCAGCCGTCTGCAGCGCCGTTGTCAGATGACAGGTCGTCCTCACGGTGTATACCGTAAGTTCAAACTGTCACGCATTAAGTTGCGCGAAGAAGGCATGAAGGGTAATGTCCCTGGCCTGAAAAAAGCTAGTTGGTAA
- the rpsQ gene encoding 30S ribosomal protein S17: MTETTVRTLSGRVVSNKMDKSITVLVERRVKHPIYKKFVKKSTKVMAHDANNECQIGDTVTVKESRPLSKNKTWALVSIDERAAKV; encoded by the coding sequence ATGACTGAGACAACTGTTCGTACCCTGAGTGGTCGTGTCGTGAGCAACAAGATGGACAAGTCCATCACCGTTCTGGTTGAACGTCGCGTAAAGCATCCGATCTATAAAAAGTTCGTGAAAAAGTCAACCAAGGTTATGGCCCACGACGCCAATAACGAGTGTCAGATTGGTGACACCGTTACTGTTAAAGAGTCACGCCCTTTGTCTAAAAACAAGACTTGGGCGCTGGTAAGTATCGACGAGCGCGCCGCCAAGGTTTAA